Proteins encoded together in one Bradyrhizobium sp. PSBB068 window:
- the radC gene encoding DNA repair protein RadC, whose amino-acid sequence MPAKPDASTGEPDETPHYHGHRERLRERFYAAGPDALTDYELLEMALFAAIPRRDTKPLAKALLKKFGSFAEVVHAPVARLREVEGVKDASINQLKLLAAAAGRIAKGEIKRSIALSSWNDVIAYCRTSMAFADKEQFRLLFLDKRNQLIADEVQQTGTVDHTPVYPREVIKRALELSATALILVHNHPSGDPTPSQADIQMTKAIVDIAKPLGIAVHDHIIVGKNGHTSFKGMKLM is encoded by the coding sequence ATGCCCGCCAAGCCCGATGCCAGCACCGGAGAGCCCGACGAGACGCCGCACTATCACGGCCACCGCGAACGGCTGCGCGAGCGCTTCTACGCGGCGGGGCCCGACGCGCTGACCGACTATGAGCTCTTGGAGATGGCGCTGTTCGCCGCCATCCCACGCCGCGACACCAAGCCCTTGGCCAAGGCGCTGCTGAAGAAATTCGGCTCGTTCGCCGAGGTGGTGCACGCGCCGGTGGCGCGGCTGCGCGAGGTCGAGGGCGTCAAGGATGCCTCGATCAACCAGCTCAAGCTGCTCGCCGCCGCCGCCGGGCGGATCGCCAAGGGCGAGATCAAGCGCAGCATCGCGCTGTCGTCGTGGAACGACGTGATCGCCTATTGCCGCACCAGCATGGCGTTCGCCGACAAGGAGCAGTTCCGCCTGCTGTTCCTCGACAAGCGCAACCAGCTGATCGCCGACGAGGTGCAGCAGACCGGCACCGTCGATCACACCCCGGTCTATCCGCGCGAGGTGATCAAGCGCGCGCTGGAATTGTCCGCGACCGCGCTGATCCTGGTGCACAACCATCCCTCCGGCGATCCGACGCCGTCGCAGGCCGACATCCAGATGACGAAAGCGATCGTCGACATCGCCAAGCCGCTCGGGATCGCCGTGCATGACCACATCATCGTCGGCAAGAACGGGCATACCAGCTTCAAGGGCATGAAATTGATGTAG
- a CDS encoding MFS transporter: MTTITSDTRPEPDSVSTWLTFLLALSCGLVVANIYYAQPLAGPIATELGLQPEHAGLLVTMTQLGYGAGLLLIVPLGDLIENRRLVTTTIAVAAVALAAAALSRHPLQFFAAALSVGFSSVAVQILIPYAGHLAPERIRGQVVGNVTSGLMIGVMLSRPASSFIASASSWHVVYWMSSALMVLLALLLRRTLPPRVPRTRLGYRTLLSSMVHLVRNTPALRRRALYQASLFGVFSLFWTTVPLVLAGPAYRLSQSGIAIFALLGVAGAVAAPIAGRVADRGWTRPATAGAMLLTSGGFLLTSLGRPGSTLSLALFVAGAIAIDFGVQANVVLGFRSLFVLGAEARSRLNGLYMATFFLAGAAGSAVGAWAYAVGGWMLATAIGATLPLCALIYLATERD, from the coding sequence ATGACGACGATCACATCCGATACCCGGCCCGAGCCGGATTCGGTCTCGACCTGGCTCACCTTCCTGCTGGCGCTGTCCTGCGGGCTGGTGGTTGCCAACATCTACTACGCCCAGCCGCTGGCCGGACCGATCGCGACCGAGCTTGGTCTGCAGCCGGAGCATGCCGGCCTGCTCGTGACCATGACGCAGCTAGGCTACGGCGCGGGATTGCTGCTGATCGTGCCGCTCGGCGATCTGATCGAAAACCGCCGGCTGGTCACGACCACGATCGCGGTCGCAGCGGTCGCGTTGGCCGCGGCGGCGCTTTCGCGGCATCCGTTGCAGTTCTTCGCCGCGGCGCTGTCGGTCGGTTTCTCTTCGGTCGCCGTGCAGATCCTGATTCCCTATGCGGGCCATCTCGCGCCCGAGCGCATCAGGGGGCAAGTGGTCGGCAACGTCACGAGCGGGTTGATGATCGGCGTCATGCTGTCCCGACCGGCGTCGAGCTTCATCGCCTCGGCGTCGTCCTGGCACGTGGTCTACTGGATGTCGTCGGCGCTGATGGTGCTGCTCGCGTTGCTGCTGCGCAGGACTTTGCCGCCGCGCGTTCCGCGCACCAGGCTCGGCTATCGCACGTTGCTGAGCTCGATGGTGCACCTCGTCCGCAATACCCCGGCGCTGCGGCGGCGCGCGCTCTATCAGGCCAGCCTGTTCGGCGTCTTCAGCTTGTTCTGGACCACGGTGCCGCTGGTCCTTGCCGGCCCCGCCTATCGCCTGTCGCAATCCGGCATCGCGATCTTCGCGCTTCTGGGTGTCGCCGGCGCCGTGGCCGCGCCGATCGCGGGACGCGTCGCGGATCGCGGCTGGACCCGTCCGGCGACGGCAGGGGCGATGTTGCTGACCAGCGGCGGCTTCCTGCTCACTTCGCTCGGTCGGCCGGGTTCGACGCTCTCGCTGGCCTTGTTCGTTGCCGGCGCGATCGCGATCGATTTCGGCGTGCAGGCCAACGTCGTGCTCGGCTTCCGGTCGCTGTTCGTGCTGGGCGCCGAAGCGCGCAGCCGGCTCAACGGACTCTATATGGCGACGTTCTTCCTCGCCGGTGCGGCGGGCTCGGCGGTCGGCGCCTGGGCCTATGCCGTGGGCGGCTGGATGCTCGCGACCGCGATCGGCGCTACTCTGCCGTTATGCGCGCTGATCTATCTTGCGACGGAGCGTGACTGA
- the map gene encoding type I methionyl aminopeptidase: MSYIDATDTSLRKTGQIKLHGPSGFAGMRKAGALVSKCLDALTDIVKPGVPTSEIDEFVRKFAFDHGAYPATLMYRGYRYSTCTSINHVVCHGMPGDRPLKEGDIVNVDVTFIVDGWYGDSSRMYAIGAIARKAERLIEVTYEAMMRGIAAVKPGATTGDIGHAIQSFVEPQGMSVVRDFCGHGLGRLFHDEPNIIHIGRPGEGAPLKPGMFFTIEPMINLGKPHVKILSDGWTAVTRDRSLSAQFEHSVGVTADGVEIFTLSERHGEKPWVQV; encoded by the coding sequence ATGAGCTATATCGACGCCACCGACACCTCGCTTCGCAAGACCGGACAGATCAAGCTGCACGGACCGAGCGGCTTTGCCGGCATGCGCAAGGCGGGTGCGCTGGTGTCGAAATGCCTCGATGCGCTGACCGACATCGTCAAGCCGGGCGTTCCGACCTCCGAGATCGACGAGTTCGTCCGCAAGTTCGCCTTCGACCACGGCGCCTATCCGGCGACGCTGATGTATCGCGGCTATCGCTACTCGACCTGCACCTCGATCAATCATGTGGTCTGCCACGGCATGCCGGGCGACCGCCCGCTGAAGGAAGGCGACATCGTCAATGTCGACGTCACCTTCATCGTCGACGGCTGGTACGGCGACTCGAGCCGCATGTATGCGATCGGCGCGATCGCGCGGAAGGCGGAGCGGCTGATCGAGGTGACCTATGAAGCGATGATGCGCGGCATCGCCGCGGTGAAGCCCGGCGCCACGACAGGCGATATCGGCCACGCCATCCAGAGCTTCGTCGAACCGCAGGGCATGAGCGTGGTGCGCGACTTCTGCGGCCATGGCCTCGGCCGCCTGTTCCACGACGAGCCGAACATCATCCATATCGGCCGCCCCGGCGAAGGCGCGCCGCTGAAGCCCGGCATGTTCTTCACCATCGAGCCGATGATCAATCTCGGCAAGCCGCATGTGAAGATCCTGTCCGACGGCTGGACCGCGGTGACCCGCGACCGCTCGCTGTCAGCCCAGTTCGAGCACTCGGTCGGCGTCACCGCCGACGGCGTCGAGATCTTCACGCTGTCCGAACGCCATGGCGAGAAGCCGTGGGTTCAGGTGTAA
- a CDS encoding potassium/proton antiporter, with translation MASLDSVSIAILLGAVLVMAGILSSLLALRFGAPLLLVFLLVGMLAGDAGPGHLQFDDVRTTYLVGSVALALILFDGGLKTRFASIRTVLAPSMMLATAGVLLTALITAPVARYVLDLNWTESLLVGAVVASTDAAAVFLLVHTQGLRLRPRVGATLEAESGTNDPFAIFLTLMLVEFISVGQSSASHIAMEFIQEAVFGAIIGVIGGRLVVIALNYVALPQGLHAPFVTTAALVIFGGSQIVHASGFLAVYLAGIIIGNRPTRAHNSVVTFLDAATWLAQIVMFVLLGLLVSPHRLLSSAGGAVLVAFALMLVARPLAVLICLAPFKFNWREKVFIAWTGLRGAVAIFLASIPMLVGLSKAYLYFDVAFVVVIISLLLQGWTLAPAARRLHVALPRAERGPRRVELDLPGQLEQQLVGYPVRPKSLYFRRGLIPSWSKPTLVIREERILTPVEADPVAPGDYIYLLAPPERAEALDRFFVDMAPSSAPDPHLLGDFMVSGEHTLGELAEIYGVKVDENAAKLTLADYFDINLDRAPKEGAELALDEIVLVARSISGGRVNVVGLRLPEEDEVVVPQTRMQTVRRKLADIWASVAGV, from the coding sequence ATGGCATCCCTCGACTCCGTCAGTATAGCGATCCTGCTCGGCGCGGTGCTGGTGATGGCCGGCATCCTGTCCAGCCTGCTGGCGTTGCGGTTCGGCGCCCCCCTGCTGCTGGTGTTCTTGCTGGTCGGCATGCTGGCGGGCGATGCCGGGCCGGGCCATCTCCAGTTCGACGACGTCCGAACCACCTATCTGGTCGGCTCGGTGGCGCTGGCGCTGATCCTGTTCGACGGCGGGTTGAAGACGCGGTTTGCCAGCATTCGCACCGTGCTGGCGCCCTCGATGATGCTGGCGACCGCCGGCGTGCTGCTGACCGCGCTGATCACGGCGCCGGTCGCCCGCTATGTGCTCGACCTCAACTGGACCGAGTCGCTCTTGGTCGGCGCCGTCGTGGCTTCGACCGACGCCGCGGCGGTGTTCCTCCTGGTGCATACCCAGGGCCTGCGGCTGCGCCCCCGCGTCGGCGCCACCCTGGAAGCGGAATCCGGCACCAACGATCCGTTTGCGATCTTCCTCACCTTGATGCTGGTCGAGTTCATTTCGGTCGGCCAGAGCTCGGCGTCGCACATCGCGATGGAGTTCATCCAGGAGGCCGTGTTCGGCGCCATCATCGGGGTGATCGGCGGCCGGCTGGTGGTGATCGCACTAAACTATGTGGCGCTGCCGCAGGGCCTGCATGCGCCGTTCGTCACCACGGCGGCGCTGGTGATCTTTGGCGGCTCGCAGATCGTGCATGCCTCCGGATTCCTCGCGGTCTACCTCGCCGGTATCATCATCGGCAATCGGCCGACGCGCGCGCATAATTCGGTGGTGACCTTCCTCGACGCCGCGACCTGGCTGGCCCAGATCGTGATGTTCGTGCTGCTGGGCCTCTTGGTGTCGCCGCATCGCCTGCTCTCCAGCGCCGGCGGCGCGGTGCTGGTGGCATTCGCGCTGATGCTGGTGGCGCGCCCGCTGGCGGTTCTGATCTGCCTCGCGCCGTTCAAGTTCAATTGGCGCGAGAAGGTCTTCATCGCCTGGACCGGCCTGCGCGGCGCGGTCGCGATCTTCCTCGCCTCGATCCCGATGCTGGTCGGCCTGTCGAAGGCCTATCTGTATTTCGACGTCGCCTTCGTCGTCGTCATCATCTCGCTATTGTTGCAGGGCTGGACCCTGGCGCCGGCGGCGCGCCGTCTGCATGTCGCGCTGCCGCGCGCCGAACGCGGCCCGCGCCGCGTCGAACTGGATCTGCCCGGCCAGCTCGAGCAGCAATTGGTCGGCTATCCGGTGCGGCCGAAGAGCCTGTATTTCCGTCGCGGGCTGATCCCATCCTGGTCGAAGCCGACGCTGGTGATCCGCGAGGAACGCATCCTGACGCCCGTCGAGGCCGATCCGGTCGCGCCCGGCGACTACATCTATCTGCTGGCGCCGCCGGAGCGCGCCGAGGCGCTCGACCGCTTCTTCGTCGACATGGCGCCGTCGAGTGCGCCCGATCCGCATCTGCTCGGCGACTTCATGGTGTCGGGTGAGCATACGCTCGGCGAGCTCGCCGAGATCTACGGTGTCAAGGTCGACGAGAACGCCGCCAAGCTGACGCTCGCGGATTATTTCGACATCAATCTCGACCGCGCGCCGAAGGAAGGGGCCGAGCTTGCGCTCGATGAGATCGTGCTGGTGGCGCGCAGCATCAGCGGCGGCCGCGTCAACGTCGTCGGCCTGCGCCTGCCGGAGGAGGATGAGGTGGTCGTGCCGCAGACGCGGATGCAGACCGTGCGGCGTAAGCTCGCCGACATCTGGGCGTCGGTGGCGGGGGTTTAG
- a CDS encoding TetR/AcrR family transcriptional regulator encodes MRTMARLSEQARRPRGRPREFDVDVALDKAIRVFREHGYNATSIEDLAAGMGLASGSIYKAFKDKRAVFLAALDRYMRLRNEQIASVARTQGSARERLRAVLGFYVESAKGIEGRRGCMIVGSAVELAIADREVAVRVGATLARNEAFLADLIRQGQADGSIVDGIDAEDTARMMVCLTQGLRVVGRSGRAPADTPAAVEVAMRLVG; translated from the coding sequence ATGAGGACGATGGCCAGATTGTCGGAGCAGGCGCGGCGCCCACGCGGGCGGCCGCGGGAATTCGACGTCGACGTCGCGCTCGACAAGGCGATCCGGGTGTTTCGCGAACACGGCTACAACGCCACCTCGATCGAGGATCTGGCGGCGGGGATGGGGCTGGCCTCCGGCAGCATCTACAAGGCGTTCAAGGACAAGCGGGCGGTATTCCTGGCCGCACTCGATCGCTACATGCGCCTGCGCAACGAGCAGATTGCGTCGGTTGCCCGAACGCAGGGATCGGCACGCGAGCGGCTGCGCGCCGTGCTCGGCTTTTATGTCGAGTCGGCGAAAGGGATCGAGGGACGGCGCGGCTGCATGATTGTCGGCAGCGCCGTCGAACTGGCCATCGCGGACCGCGAAGTCGCCGTGCGGGTCGGCGCGACATTGGCGCGCAACGAGGCGTTCCTGGCTGACCTGATCCGGCAAGGGCAGGCGGACGGATCGATCGTGGACGGCATCGATGCGGAGGACACGGCGCGCATGATGGTGTGTCTCACCCAGGGCCTGCGCGTCGTCGGACGCTCCGGTCGTGCGCCGGCGGATACGCCGGCTGCGGTCGAGGTCGCGATGCGACTGGTCGGGTGA
- a CDS encoding prenyltransferase, whose amino-acid sequence MSKGPSAALTSDEIGAMARDAIAEGQADRKQAASQKIQPLREAQRHQPEAAMALVWIVDQHSLARDEAAGLLLEIADAHDDDIGVLSALGQCLEAVRDIDDLNAPPPDHPIFRTMVEKLGRLAKLHEGPREQEWILRGLATAARMMARQNDAIAEHCLRKLVEIDPRKSPPHYNLGLFYKTRGRFAEGVAANQAAASLSQEVIDSHQWNLGICATGAGNAEIAMDVWKRMGQKIEPGRFGLPEGGYPACKVKLAERPLAERAADSDDPGQEETVWIERLSPCHGIIRSVLYGKLGVDYGDVILTDGAPITHHTYGEQQIPVFPHLATLLRRNYRFFDFAGTQETARQLADITDELDGDAVIYSHSEGFKIMCANCWRNPDIDHADHEQMETHVVVGRIAAPPDIAPARLLHLIDTAIEKRATCQLYAPDLCAAAGQAARERIDRRRFALLANN is encoded by the coding sequence ATGTCGAAAGGTCCCAGCGCGGCTCTCACTTCCGACGAGATTGGTGCGATGGCACGCGACGCCATCGCAGAGGGACAGGCGGACCGCAAGCAGGCGGCATCGCAGAAAATTCAACCGCTGCGAGAGGCCCAGCGTCACCAGCCGGAGGCGGCGATGGCGCTGGTATGGATTGTCGACCAGCACAGCCTCGCAAGGGACGAGGCGGCAGGTCTGCTGCTGGAGATCGCGGATGCCCATGATGACGATATCGGTGTCCTCTCGGCGCTTGGACAATGCCTCGAAGCGGTGCGCGACATCGACGATCTGAACGCGCCGCCGCCGGACCACCCGATCTTCCGGACCATGGTCGAGAAGCTGGGCCGCCTGGCGAAGCTCCATGAGGGGCCGCGTGAACAGGAATGGATCCTGCGCGGGCTCGCCACGGCCGCGCGAATGATGGCGCGCCAGAACGATGCAATCGCCGAGCATTGTCTTCGCAAGCTGGTCGAAATCGATCCGCGCAAGAGCCCGCCGCACTACAATCTGGGCCTCTTCTACAAGACACGCGGCAGGTTCGCGGAAGGCGTGGCGGCCAACCAGGCCGCCGCAAGCCTGTCGCAAGAGGTGATCGACAGCCACCAGTGGAATCTCGGGATCTGCGCTACGGGCGCCGGGAACGCGGAGATCGCTATGGATGTGTGGAAGCGGATGGGCCAGAAAATCGAGCCTGGACGATTCGGGTTGCCAGAAGGCGGATATCCGGCCTGCAAGGTGAAGCTCGCCGAGCGGCCGCTTGCCGAGCGGGCCGCGGACTCAGACGATCCGGGCCAGGAGGAAACGGTGTGGATCGAACGGCTGAGTCCGTGCCACGGCATCATCCGCAGCGTGCTGTACGGCAAGCTCGGCGTCGACTATGGCGATGTCATCCTGACGGATGGCGCCCCGATTACGCATCACACCTATGGCGAGCAGCAGATCCCGGTCTTCCCGCATCTCGCGACGCTGCTGCGTCGAAACTACCGGTTCTTCGATTTCGCCGGCACGCAGGAGACCGCACGGCAATTGGCCGACATCACCGACGAGCTGGACGGGGACGCCGTGATCTATTCGCACTCGGAGGGCTTCAAGATCATGTGCGCGAATTGCTGGCGCAACCCGGATATCGATCACGCCGATCACGAGCAAATGGAGACGCACGTCGTCGTCGGCCGCATTGCCGCGCCTCCCGACATCGCGCCTGCGCGACTTTTGCACCTGATCGACACCGCCATCGAGAAGCGGGCAACCTGCCAGCTCTACGCGCCCGATCTTTGCGCGGCGGCCGGACAAGCGGCGCGCGAGCGGATCGACCGACGCCGGTTTGCGCTGTTGGCGAACAATTAG
- a CDS encoding DNA-3-methyladenine glycosylase I translates to MTSFKVIRARAEKRKGGPKALEKLLHPPAGAKALAKLGDDRVLAEMTRRVFCAGFAWSVIDAKWPGFEEAFFGFQPTKLAFRPDEFWEKLTSDARIVRNGAKIMSVRDNGRFVQEIAREHGSFGRFLSAWPSSNEIGLLELLAKRGSRLGGNTGQMLLRFLGWDGFVTSRDVAACLRDAGVDIAEEVKSKRDLAKVQAQFNAWAEETGLPYLHLSRICAMSIGDNHTPEEIERRTRRLLILQRTKM, encoded by the coding sequence GTGACGTCATTCAAGGTGATCCGCGCGCGTGCCGAAAAGCGCAAGGGCGGACCGAAGGCGCTGGAGAAGCTGCTGCACCCGCCGGCGGGCGCCAAGGCACTGGCCAAGCTCGGCGACGACCGCGTGCTGGCTGAAATGACCAGACGCGTGTTCTGCGCGGGTTTTGCCTGGAGCGTGATCGACGCCAAATGGCCGGGCTTCGAGGAAGCCTTCTTCGGCTTCCAGCCGACCAAGCTCGCCTTCAGGCCCGATGAATTCTGGGAGAAGCTCACGAGCGACGCCAGGATCGTGCGCAACGGCGCCAAGATCATGTCGGTGCGCGACAATGGCCGCTTCGTGCAGGAGATCGCGCGCGAGCACGGCAGCTTCGGCAGGTTCCTTAGCGCATGGCCGTCATCGAACGAGATCGGGCTGCTGGAGCTGCTCGCCAAGCGCGGCAGCCGGCTCGGCGGCAACACCGGGCAGATGCTGCTGCGTTTCCTCGGCTGGGACGGTTTTGTCACCTCGCGCGACGTCGCGGCCTGCCTGCGCGATGCAGGCGTGGATATTGCCGAGGAGGTCAAGTCGAAGCGCGATCTTGCCAAGGTGCAGGCGCAGTTCAACGCCTGGGCGGAAGAGACCGGGTTGCCCTATCTGCACCTGTCGCGGATCTGCGCGATGTCGATCGGCGACAACCACACGCCCGAGGAGATCGAGCGGCGCACGCGGCGATTATTGATCTTGCAGCGCACAAAGATGTGA
- a CDS encoding mechanosensitive ion channel, with protein sequence MDMSWKDILESIQLAARSVGAEVASPWFYLQFGIILAAAGLAYAADTAIHARVNMATLASRWPLPLRHFARVMVSSASTAVFAVLMVISRIVMWHATWPSRSYLIAVSAKLALAWLVIRLVTSVIDNAFIVKLVSIAAWVVAALSIVGQLDWAADTLDSFAVVVGGLRLTPLLLIKAGALLIVALWLSNIASNFIDGQITRSTDLTPSIQVLLVKIIRIGLMVIAVAIALSAVGINLSALAVLSGAVGVGIGFGLQKIVANFISGIILLVDKSVKPGDLVTIGDSQGRISAMKTRYISVAAGDGREFLIPNEDLVTQKVTNWTYTDKNTLVKIAFAANYDADPRLVCKLAIDTATAHARALKGKPPNCILTEFAELGMKFSLTFWIADPDGMDGVKSDVMLSLWDAFKQQGIKVPYPVRELRIRGGALPVESVVEVSS encoded by the coding sequence ATGGACATGAGCTGGAAGGACATCCTGGAATCGATCCAATTGGCGGCGCGCTCGGTCGGCGCCGAGGTCGCCTCGCCGTGGTTCTATCTGCAGTTCGGCATCATCCTCGCCGCCGCTGGCCTCGCCTATGCCGCCGATACCGCCATTCATGCGCGGGTCAACATGGCGACACTGGCGAGCCGCTGGCCGCTGCCGCTCCGGCACTTCGCCCGCGTGATGGTATCGAGCGCCTCGACGGCGGTGTTCGCGGTGTTGATGGTGATCTCGCGCATCGTGATGTGGCACGCGACCTGGCCGAGCCGCAGCTATCTGATCGCGGTTTCCGCCAAGCTGGCGCTGGCCTGGCTCGTGATCCGCCTCGTGACCTCGGTGATCGACAATGCCTTCATCGTCAAACTGGTCTCGATCGCGGCCTGGGTGGTCGCCGCGCTCAGCATCGTCGGCCAGCTCGACTGGGCGGCCGATACGCTGGATTCGTTCGCCGTCGTGGTCGGCGGCCTGCGCCTGACGCCACTGCTGCTGATCAAGGCCGGCGCGCTGCTGATCGTGGCACTGTGGCTGAGCAATATCGCCAGCAATTTCATCGACGGCCAGATCACGCGCTCGACCGACCTGACCCCGTCGATCCAGGTGTTGCTGGTCAAGATCATTCGCATCGGCCTGATGGTGATCGCGGTCGCCATTGCGTTGAGCGCGGTCGGCATCAACCTGTCGGCGCTTGCGGTGCTGTCCGGCGCGGTCGGCGTCGGCATCGGTTTCGGCCTGCAGAAGATCGTCGCCAACTTCATCTCGGGCATCATTCTGCTGGTCGACAAATCGGTGAAGCCGGGCGACCTCGTCACCATCGGCGACAGCCAGGGCCGTATCAGTGCGATGAAGACCCGCTACATCTCGGTCGCCGCCGGCGACGGCCGCGAGTTCCTGATCCCGAACGAGGACCTGGTGACACAGAAGGTCACCAACTGGACCTACACCGACAAGAATACGCTGGTGAAGATCGCCTTCGCCGCCAACTACGACGCCGATCCGAGGCTGGTCTGCAAGCTCGCGATCGATACCGCGACGGCCCACGCCCGAGCGCTCAAGGGCAAGCCGCCGAACTGCATCCTGACCGAATTCGCCGAACTCGGCATGAAGTTCTCGCTGACCTTCTGGATCGCCGATCCCGATGGCATGGACGGTGTGAAGAGCGACGTCATGCTGTCGCTGTGGGACGCCTTCAAGCAACAAGGCATCAAGGTGCCCTACCCGGTGCGGGAACTCCGCATCCGCGGCGGCGCGCTGCCGGTCGAGAGCGTGGTCGAGGTCTCCAGTTAA
- the glgX gene encoding glycogen debranching protein GlgX: MSDYVIEEGLPYPLGAHWSGHGTNFAVFSANATKVEVCLFDGERETHRFELPEYTDQVFHGFINGVQPGTYYGYRVYGPYQPDGGHRFNPNKLLLDPYACAHAGGLTWNPAVFGYKMETGDDLTFDERDSAPFMPKCVVVDPNFDWVQEAQRQDVHWDETVVYETHVKGFTRQHPGVPENLRGTYAGFGSDAAIDHLKALGITSVELLPVHSFINDSNLLDKHLTNYWGYNTIGFFAPDPRYAADVANSLREFKEMVSRLHGAGLEVILDVVYNHTAEGNERGPTLSFKGIDNASYYRLLPDKRRYYINDTGTGNTVNLSHPRVIQLVMDSLRYWAGHMHVDGFRFDLGTILAREVYGFDEQSGFLKAVNQDPLLATVKLIAEPWDCGPGGYQVGGFPPGWAEWNDKYRNTVRDFWRAEATPAALAPRLLGSHDVFNREGRRTWASVNFVTAHDGFTLNDWASYDAKHNEANGEHNNDGSSDNHSWNCGAEGPTDNPEIRTLRERQKRNMLATLLASQGTPMLLGGDEFGRTQRGNNNAYCQDNDISWLDWNFSDDAEKLLAFTKRMIKLRRDYPILRRSRFLSGDRDPQLEIRDVVWINASGAEMSQGDWTTGWIKCFGVVLDGRARKTAIARQGEDDTVLVILNSYEGEVDFKLPPTTAGPHWSLLLDTNAPEQAAGAQFAFESTYKAAGRSFVLLTAGEVK; the protein is encoded by the coding sequence ATGTCCGACTATGTCATTGAGGAAGGACTACCCTACCCGTTGGGCGCCCATTGGAGTGGCCACGGCACCAACTTTGCGGTGTTCTCCGCCAACGCCACCAAGGTCGAGGTCTGCCTGTTCGACGGTGAGCGTGAGACGCACCGCTTCGAGCTGCCCGAATATACCGACCAGGTGTTTCACGGCTTCATCAACGGCGTGCAACCGGGCACGTACTACGGCTATCGCGTCTACGGCCCGTACCAGCCCGACGGTGGCCACCGCTTCAATCCGAACAAGCTGCTGCTCGATCCCTACGCCTGCGCCCATGCCGGCGGGCTCACCTGGAATCCGGCCGTGTTCGGCTACAAGATGGAGACCGGCGACGACTTGACCTTCGACGAGCGCGACAGCGCCCCGTTCATGCCGAAATGCGTGGTGGTCGACCCCAATTTCGACTGGGTGCAGGAGGCCCAGCGCCAGGACGTGCATTGGGACGAAACCGTGGTCTACGAGACCCACGTCAAGGGTTTTACCAGGCAGCATCCGGGCGTCCCCGAAAACCTGCGCGGCACCTATGCCGGCTTCGGCTCGGACGCCGCGATCGATCACCTGAAGGCGCTCGGCATCACCTCGGTCGAGCTGCTGCCGGTGCATTCCTTCATCAACGACAGCAACCTGCTGGACAAGCACCTCACCAACTACTGGGGCTACAACACGATCGGCTTCTTCGCGCCGGACCCGCGCTACGCCGCCGACGTCGCCAACAGCCTGCGCGAATTCAAGGAGATGGTGTCGCGGCTGCATGGCGCCGGGCTCGAGGTGATTCTCGATGTGGTCTACAACCACACCGCCGAAGGCAATGAACGCGGCCCGACGCTGTCGTTCAAGGGCATCGACAATGCGAGCTATTATCGCCTGCTGCCCGACAAGCGGCGCTACTACATCAACGACACCGGCACCGGCAACACGGTAAACCTGTCGCATCCGCGGGTGATCCAGCTGGTGATGGACAGCCTGCGCTACTGGGCCGGCCACATGCATGTCGACGGCTTCCGCTTCGACCTCGGCACCATCCTTGCGCGCGAGGTCTACGGCTTCGACGAGCAGTCCGGCTTCCTGAAGGCTGTCAACCAGGACCCGCTGCTCGCCACCGTCAAGCTGATCGCCGAGCCCTGGGACTGCGGCCCCGGCGGCTACCAGGTCGGCGGCTTCCCGCCGGGCTGGGCAGAGTGGAACGACAAATACCGCAACACCGTGCGCGACTTCTGGCGCGCGGAGGCAACACCGGCCGCGCTGGCGCCGCGGCTGCTCGGCTCGCATGACGTGTTCAACCGCGAAGGCCGCCGCACCTGGGCCAGCGTCAACTTCGTCACCGCCCATGACGGCTTCACGCTGAACGACTGGGCGAGCTACGACGCCAAGCACAATGAGGCCAACGGCGAGCACAACAACGACGGCTCGTCGGACAACCACTCCTGGAATTGCGGCGCCGAGGGCCCGACTGATAACCCCGAGATCCGGACTTTACGCGAACGCCAGAAGCGCAACATGCTGGCGACGCTGCTCGCCTCGCAGGGCACGCCGATGCTGCTCGGCGGCGACGAGTTCGGCCGCACCCAGCGCGGCAACAACAACGCTTATTGCCAGGACAACGACATCTCCTGGCTCGACTGGAATTTCTCCGACGACGCCGAAAAGCTGCTCGCCTTCACCAAACGAATGATCAAACTGCGGCGCGACTATCCGATCCTGCGCCGGAGCCGCTTCCTCTCCGGCGATCGCGATCCGCAGCTCGAGATCCGCGATGTGGTCTGGATCAACGCCTCGGGCGCCGAGATGTCGCAAGGCGACTGGACCACCGGCTGGATCAAGTGCTTCGGCGTCGTGCTCGACGGCCGCGCCCGCAAGACCGCGATCGCCCGCCAGGGCGAGGACGACACCGTGCTCGTCATCCTCAACAGCTATGAAGGCGAGGTCGACTTCAAGCTGCCGCCGACCACGGCAGGCCCGCATTGGTCGCTGCTGCTCGACACCAATGCGCCGGAGCAAGCCGCGGGTGCGCAGTTCGCGTTCGAGAGCACCTACAAGGCGGCCGGGCGTTCGTTCGTCCTGCTGACGGCCGGCGAGGTGAAGTAG